Proteins encoded together in one Thermomonospora curvata DSM 43183 window:
- a CDS encoding Tex family protein, with the protein MSQTGAPGGSGNALYLRIAEELGVREHQVRVAVELLDGGATVPFIARYRKEATGGLDDTQLRRLEERLRYLRELEERKEAILESIRSQGKLTEELEQQIRQADSKARLEDIYLPYKPKRRTKAQIAREAGLEPLADGLLSDPAQDPQTAAAAFVDPDKGVADANAALEGARAILVERFAEHADLIGALRERMWTHGRLISRVREGKEEAGAKFADYFDFSEPFTELPSHRILAMFRGEKEEILDLELSPEADDEAAAAPGPSWYERKIAETFGIADRGRPADRWLTETVRWAWRTRILVHLGIDLRTRLRTEAEDEAVRVFAANLRDLLLAAPAGTRPTMGLDPGLRTGVKVAVVDGTGKVVDTATIYPHEPQRRWDESIAVLAALAKKHAVELVAIGNGTASRETDRLAGELIKRHPELKLTKVVVSEAGASVYSASAYAAQELPDLDVSLRGAVSIARRLQDPLAELVKIDPKSIGVGQYQHDVSETKLSRSLDAVVEDCVNAVGVDVNTASVPLLTRVSGIGESLAANIVAHREANGPFRTRQALKEVPRLGPKAFEQCAGFLRIPGGDDPLDASAVHPEAYPVVRRILDATGTDIRSLIGNTKVLRSLKPADFVDDTFGLPTVTDILAELEKPGRDPRPAFKTAAFADGVETLEDLKPGMVLEGVVTNVAAFGAFVDVGVHQDGLVHISAMSKNYVSDPREVVKPGDIVKVRVLDVDIPRKRISLTLRLDDDPADRQRSGQGRGGGRRDGRQGRGGPRGGRGQSGPLMGGAMADALRRAGLDKGLPGQPRR; encoded by the coding sequence ATGTCCCAGACCGGAGCCCCCGGCGGCTCCGGCAACGCGCTGTACCTGCGGATCGCCGAAGAGCTCGGGGTGCGCGAGCACCAGGTCCGGGTGGCCGTGGAACTGCTGGACGGCGGCGCCACGGTGCCGTTCATCGCCCGCTACCGCAAGGAGGCGACCGGCGGGCTGGACGACACCCAGCTGCGCCGGTTGGAAGAACGGCTGCGCTACCTGCGCGAGCTGGAGGAACGCAAAGAGGCGATCCTGGAGTCGATCCGCTCCCAGGGCAAGCTCACCGAGGAGCTGGAGCAGCAGATCCGCCAGGCCGACTCCAAGGCCCGGCTGGAGGACATCTACCTGCCGTACAAGCCCAAGCGGCGCACCAAGGCGCAGATCGCCCGGGAGGCGGGGCTGGAGCCGCTGGCCGACGGGCTCTTGAGCGACCCCGCCCAGGACCCGCAGACCGCCGCCGCGGCGTTCGTGGACCCCGACAAGGGCGTGGCCGACGCGAACGCGGCGCTGGAGGGGGCGCGGGCGATCCTGGTGGAGCGGTTCGCCGAGCACGCCGACCTGATCGGGGCGCTGCGGGAGCGGATGTGGACGCACGGGCGGCTGATCTCGCGGGTGCGCGAGGGCAAGGAGGAGGCCGGCGCCAAGTTCGCCGACTACTTCGACTTCTCCGAGCCGTTCACCGAGCTGCCCTCGCACCGGATCCTGGCGATGTTCCGCGGGGAGAAGGAGGAGATCCTCGACCTGGAGCTGTCGCCGGAGGCCGACGATGAGGCCGCCGCCGCGCCCGGCCCGTCCTGGTACGAGCGCAAGATCGCCGAGACGTTCGGCATCGCCGACCGGGGGCGGCCCGCCGACCGGTGGCTGACCGAGACGGTGCGCTGGGCCTGGCGCACCCGCATCCTGGTGCATTTGGGCATCGACCTGCGGACCCGGCTGCGCACCGAGGCCGAGGACGAGGCGGTGCGGGTGTTCGCCGCCAATCTGCGGGATCTGCTGCTGGCCGCGCCGGCCGGCACCCGTCCCACCATGGGGCTGGACCCGGGGCTGCGCACCGGGGTGAAGGTGGCGGTGGTGGACGGCACCGGCAAGGTCGTCGACACCGCGACCATCTACCCGCACGAGCCGCAGCGCCGCTGGGACGAGTCGATCGCGGTGCTGGCCGCCCTCGCCAAGAAGCACGCGGTGGAGCTGGTGGCCATCGGCAACGGCACCGCCTCCCGGGAGACCGACCGCCTGGCCGGGGAGCTGATCAAGCGGCACCCGGAGCTGAAGCTGACCAAGGTGGTGGTCTCGGAGGCGGGCGCGTCGGTGTACTCGGCCTCCGCCTACGCCGCCCAGGAGCTGCCGGATCTGGACGTGTCGCTGCGCGGTGCGGTCTCCATCGCCCGCCGGCTGCAGGACCCGCTGGCCGAGCTGGTCAAGATCGACCCCAAGTCGATCGGGGTGGGCCAGTACCAGCACGACGTGTCGGAGACCAAGCTGTCGCGGTCGCTGGACGCGGTGGTGGAAGACTGCGTGAACGCCGTCGGGGTGGACGTCAACACCGCTTCGGTGCCGCTGCTGACCCGGGTGTCGGGCATCGGGGAGAGCCTGGCGGCCAACATCGTGGCCCACCGGGAGGCCAACGGCCCCTTCCGCACCCGGCAGGCGCTCAAGGAGGTGCCGCGGCTGGGGCCCAAGGCGTTCGAGCAGTGCGCCGGGTTCCTGCGCATCCCCGGCGGGGACGACCCGCTGGACGCCTCGGCGGTGCACCCGGAGGCCTACCCGGTGGTGCGGCGGATCCTGGACGCCACCGGCACCGACATCCGCTCGCTGATCGGCAACACCAAGGTGCTGCGGTCGCTGAAGCCCGCCGACTTCGTCGATGACACCTTCGGGCTGCCCACGGTGACCGACATCCTGGCCGAGCTGGAAAAACCCGGCCGGGACCCGCGCCCGGCGTTCAAGACCGCGGCGTTCGCCGACGGGGTGGAGACGCTGGAGGACCTCAAGCCCGGCATGGTGCTGGAGGGCGTGGTCACCAACGTGGCCGCGTTCGGGGCGTTCGTGGACGTGGGCGTGCACCAGGACGGGCTGGTGCACATCTCGGCGATGTCCAAGAACTACGTCAGCGACCCGCGCGAGGTGGTCAAGCCCGGCGACATCGTCAAGGTGCGGGTGCTGGATGTGGACATCCCGCGCAAGCGGATCTCGCTGACGCTGCGGCTGGACGACGACCCGGCCGACCGGCAGCGCTCCGGGCAGGGCCGGGGCGGCGGGCGCCGCGACGGCAGGCAGGGACGCGGCGGTCCGCGGGGCGGCCGCGGGCAGAGCGGCCCGCTGATGGGCGGCGCGATGGCCGACGCGCTGCGACGGGCCGGGCTCGACAAGGGCCTGCCCGGGCAGCCCCGCCGCTGA
- a CDS encoding phosphotransferase family protein, whose product MSAQIDPDVVDLKVLAAWMDGQGLPGGPLEDVRPLSGGTQNVLVRLRRGGREYVLRRGPKHLRARTNDVLRREARVLTALDGTDVPAPRVIAACTDEQVMHGAVFYLMTPVEGFNATTELPALHAGDPAVRHRMGLEAARALAALGAVDHEAVGLGDFGRPEGFLERQVSRWLSELDSYSALEGYPGPQIPGLAEVAGWLERNRPLHWRPGIMHGDYHLANLMFRYDGPQVAAIVDWEMCTIGDPLLDLGWLLATWPDERDGSAQIAGPLGLAGGLPSPAELVAAYAERPEAVAGRDLTAIDWYTVLACFKLGIVLEGTHARACAGKAPRETGDLLHSITLALFDRARRIIAS is encoded by the coding sequence GTGAGCGCGCAGATCGATCCGGACGTGGTGGACCTGAAGGTCCTGGCCGCGTGGATGGACGGCCAGGGCCTGCCCGGCGGGCCGCTGGAGGATGTGCGGCCGCTGTCCGGCGGCACCCAGAACGTGCTGGTCAGGCTGCGCCGCGGGGGACGGGAGTACGTGCTGCGGCGCGGCCCCAAGCACCTGCGGGCGCGCACCAACGACGTGCTGCGCCGGGAGGCGCGGGTGCTGACGGCCCTGGACGGCACCGACGTGCCCGCCCCGCGCGTCATCGCCGCCTGCACGGACGAGCAGGTGATGCACGGCGCGGTGTTCTACCTGATGACGCCGGTGGAGGGCTTCAACGCCACCACCGAGCTGCCCGCCCTGCACGCCGGCGACCCGGCCGTGCGGCACCGCATGGGGCTGGAGGCGGCGCGGGCGCTGGCCGCGCTGGGGGCGGTCGACCACGAGGCGGTCGGGCTGGGCGACTTCGGCAGGCCGGAGGGTTTCCTGGAGCGGCAGGTCAGCCGGTGGCTGTCGGAGCTGGATTCGTACTCGGCGCTGGAGGGCTACCCCGGCCCGCAGATCCCGGGGCTTGCGGAGGTGGCCGGCTGGCTGGAGCGGAACCGGCCGTTGCACTGGCGGCCGGGGATCATGCACGGCGATTACCACCTGGCCAACTTGATGTTCCGCTACGACGGGCCGCAGGTGGCGGCGATCGTGGACTGGGAGATGTGCACGATCGGCGACCCGCTGCTGGACCTGGGCTGGCTGCTGGCCACCTGGCCGGACGAGCGCGACGGCAGCGCGCAGATCGCCGGGCCGCTGGGGCTGGCGGGCGGCCTGCCCTCCCCCGCCGAGCTGGTGGCCGCCTACGCCGAGCGGCCGGAGGCGGTCGCGGGCCGGGATCTGACGGCCATCGACTGGTACACCGTGCTGGCCTGTTTCAAGCTGGGCATCGTGCTGGAGGGCACGCACGCGCGGGCCTGTGCGGGCAAGGCGCCCCGGGAGACCGGCGACCTGCTGCACTCCATCACGCTCGCGCTGTTCGACAGGGCCCGGCGCATCATCGCCTCCTGA
- a CDS encoding lysine N(6)-hydroxylase/L-ornithine N(5)-oxygenase family protein produces MPLPPTCDSADHVHDVVGIGFGPSNLALAIALREHNATAAEGDRIEAVFFERQPAFGWHRGMLIDGATMQVSFLKDLVTMRNPTSEFSFLNYLRERGRLADFINHKTLFPSRAEFHDYLEWAAGHFDGQVEYGAEVVTVRPVPEQGPATALDVVVRRGGSADELVTHRTRNLVIAIGLEPVLPPEAPAGERVWHSHELLHRTPALHDPKRLLVVGAGQSAAEVTEYLHRTFPAAEICAVFARYGYTPADDSSFANRIFDPEAVDHFYAAPEDVKRMLLDYHHSTNYSAVDMDLIDELYRRLYQEKVTGRRRLRLFNVSRIADVEATGSAVRACVEFLPTGERTELEADALIYATGYRVGDPSALLGEVGEHCLRRPDGTLRVERDYRIATTDALRCGIYVQGATEHTHGIASTLLSVTAIRVGEIVQSLTAARSAAPNPPYALSR; encoded by the coding sequence ATGCCCCTCCCCCCGACCTGCGACTCGGCCGATCACGTGCACGATGTGGTGGGCATCGGTTTCGGCCCCTCCAACCTGGCGCTGGCCATCGCGCTGCGTGAGCACAACGCGACGGCGGCCGAAGGGGACCGGATCGAAGCGGTGTTCTTCGAACGGCAGCCGGCCTTCGGCTGGCACCGGGGAATGCTCATCGACGGCGCCACCATGCAGGTGTCCTTTCTGAAGGACCTGGTGACGATGCGCAACCCGACCAGCGAGTTCAGCTTCCTGAACTACCTGCGGGAGCGCGGCCGGCTGGCCGACTTCATCAACCACAAGACGCTCTTCCCCTCCCGCGCGGAATTCCACGACTACCTCGAATGGGCCGCCGGGCACTTCGACGGCCAGGTCGAATACGGCGCCGAGGTGGTGACGGTCCGCCCGGTGCCCGAACAGGGGCCCGCCACGGCCCTGGATGTGGTGGTCCGCCGCGGCGGCTCGGCCGACGAACTGGTCACCCACCGCACCCGCAACCTGGTGATCGCCATCGGGCTGGAGCCGGTGCTGCCGCCGGAGGCCCCGGCCGGCGAGCGCGTATGGCACAGCCACGAGCTGCTGCACCGCACCCCCGCCCTGCACGACCCCAAACGGCTGCTGGTGGTCGGAGCCGGCCAGAGCGCCGCCGAGGTCACCGAGTACCTGCACCGCACCTTCCCGGCCGCCGAGATCTGCGCGGTCTTCGCCAGGTACGGCTACACCCCCGCCGACGACAGCTCCTTCGCCAACCGCATCTTCGACCCGGAGGCGGTGGACCACTTCTACGCCGCCCCCGAGGACGTCAAGCGGATGCTGCTGGACTACCACCACTCCACCAACTACTCGGCGGTGGACATGGACCTCATCGACGAGCTGTACCGGCGCCTCTACCAGGAGAAGGTCACCGGCCGGCGGCGGCTGCGCCTGTTCAACGTCTCGCGCATCGCCGATGTGGAGGCCACCGGCTCCGCCGTCCGCGCCTGCGTGGAGTTCCTGCCGACCGGCGAGCGCACCGAGCTGGAGGCCGACGCGCTGATCTACGCCACCGGCTACCGCGTCGGAGACCCGTCCGCACTGCTGGGCGAAGTGGGGGAGCACTGCCTGCGCCGGCCCGACGGCACGCTGCGGGTGGAACGCGACTACCGGATCGCCACCACCGATGCGCTGCGCTGCGGCATCTACGTCCAGGGCGCCACCGAGCACACCCACGGCATCGCCTCGACACTGCTGTCGGTCACCGCGATCCGGGTCGGCGAGATCGTCCAATCCCTCACCGCCGCCCGCTCCGCGGCCCCCAACCCGCCTTATGCGCTCTCCCGGTGA